The DNA window TCGCCGGTCTTCATGAGCGGCGTCCCCCTGCTGAAGGGGGAGGCCTCCCAGGTGAACCTGTTCTCGATAGCTAAGAGGGCGGCGAGCTTCTTTGAGCTTAACGGTAGTGCCGAGGAGGCCCTCGGCCAGATACTCCACGCCTACGTCGAGAGGGCCAAAAAGCCCATAGGCAGGGACGCCAACAAGGTGGTCGCGGCTGCCCTGGAGAAGGTCGTGGAGGTCTACAACCTGAGCATATCTAAGGGCGAGGTGGAGCAGTTCTTCGACATAGACGATAACGACCTCTGGGACGGACTCAAGAAGCTCAACGAGGTGGGCGCGCTCGAGGCCCTGAGGCAGGTCATAGCTGCTGAGGGCCGCTCGAGGGTCCTGGAGAGGTCCTTCACTTATATAAACAGGATAGCCTCAAGCCTCTCCCTGCCCCCTGCCGTGGCCCAGGATGCCCTGAGGTTCATAAGGGAGTCCCTGTCAA is part of the Acidilobus sp. 7A genome and encodes:
- a CDS encoding transcription initiation factor IIB family protein, with product MSGCPPDRVVVDPNTGARVCLETGEIIEEQVIGDGPEWRNLGEGHSKGVERATTTNDSLMHNYGIGNLRLSPAKARSPLKRVQGLRRSPVFMSGVPLLKGEASQVNLFSIAKRAASFFELNGSAEEALGQILHAYVERAKKPIGRDANKVVAAALEKVVEVYNLSISKGEVEQFFDIDDNDLWDGLKKLNEVGALEALRQVIAAEGRSRVLERSFTYINRIASSLSLPPAVAQDALRFIRESLSTPGKTPYGKKPEALAAAAVYMVARLYGYEISQSDVAKVVGIKESTVRKLYRFLMDDMTVVVDV